Proteins encoded within one genomic window of Eleutherodactylus coqui strain aEleCoq1 chromosome 1, aEleCoq1.hap1, whole genome shotgun sequence:
- the ODC1 gene encoding ornithine decarboxylase — protein MNGFSNEDFDFSFLEEGFNARDVLEQKINEVSLSDDKDAFYVADLGDIVKKHVRWFKALPRVTPFYAVKCNDSKAIVKTLSILGAGFDCASKTEIQLVQSIGVPPERIIYANPCKQVSQIKYAASSGVEKMTFDSEVELMKVARNHPNAKLVLRIATDDSKAVCRLSVKFGATLKTSRILLERAKELNVEIIGVSFHVGSGCTDPQTFVQAVSDARCVFDMGAELGFNMHLLDIGGGFPGSEDVKLKFEEVTSVINPALDKYFPVDSGVQIIAEPGRYYVASAFTLAVNIIAKKVMVTEQTGSDDEDDSSCDKTLMYYVNDGVYGSFNCILYDHAHVKPLLQKKPKSDEKYYSSSIWGPTCDGLDRIVERFDLPELQVGDWMLFENMGAYTVAASSTFNGFQRPSLYYVMSRPYWQLMHNIQEHGIAPEVPELGALHVSCAQESGIELATAACTSASVNV, from the exons ATGAACGGCTTCAGCAACGAAGACTTTGACTTTAGCTTCCTGGAGGAAGGCTTTAATGCCCGGGATGTCCTGGAGCAGAAGATAAATGAAGTGTCCTTATCT GATGACAAAGATGCCTTTTATGTAGCCGATCTTGGTGATATTGTGAAGAAGCATGTTCGGTGGTTTAAAGCACTCCCACGAGTAACTCCATTTTATGCAGTTAAATGCAATGATAGTAAGGCCATCGTGAAGACTCTGTCCATCCTGGGAGCTGGATTTGACTGTGCCAGCAAG ActgaaatacaacttgtccagaGTATTGGCGTGCCACCTGAGAGAATAATCTATGCCAACCCATGCAAACAAGTTTCCCAGATCAAGTATGCTGCCAGCAGTGGTGTGGAGAAGATGACCTTCGACAGTGAAGTAGAATTGATGAAGGTGGCAAGAAATCACCCCAATGCCAA gcTTGTTTTGCGAATAGCCACAGATGACTCAAAAGCTGTGTGTCGACTGAGTGTAAAGTTTGGAGCCACTCTTAAAACATCCAGGATTCTTCTGGAACGTGCAAAGGAGCTCAATGTGGAGATCATTGGAGTAAG CTTCCATGTTGGTAGTGGATGCACAGATCCTCAGACCTTCGTTCAGGCGGTTTCTGATGCCCGATGCGTCTTTGATATGGGAGCTGAGCTGGGATTCAACATGCACTTGCTCGATATTGGTGGCGGCTTTCCTGGGTCTGAAGATGTCAAGCTCAAATTTGAGGAG GTGACCTCTGTAATTAATCCTGCCCTCGACAAGTACTTTCCAGTTGACTCTGGAGTGCAAATTATTGCAGAACCTGGAAGATATTACGTTGCTTCAGCCTTCACCCTTGCTGTCAATATCATTGCCAAGAAGGTTATGGTGACTGAACAGACTGGATCTGATG ATGAAGATGACTCTTCCTGTGACAAAACTCTCATGTATTATGTCAATGATGGTGTCTATGGATCTTTCAACTGCATATTGTATGATCATGCTCATGTCAAGCCTCTTCTACAGAAG AAGCCCAAATCTGATGAAAAATACTACTCTAGCAGCATCTGGGGACCAACATGTGACGGACTGGATCGTATAGTTGAGCGATTTGACCTTCCAGAGCTGCAGGTTGGAGACTGGATGCTGTTTGAGAACATGGGAGCCTACACTGTAGCTGCATCTTCAACATTCAATGGATTCCAGAGACCATCGCTCTACTACGTAATGTCAAGGCCTTACTG GCAACTCATGCATAATATCCAAGAACATGGCATTGCCCCAGAGGTGCCAGAGTTGGGTGCACTTCACGTATCTTGTGCCCAGGAAAGTGGGATAGAGCTTGCTACTGCAGCCTGTACTTCAGCTAGTGTtaatgtatag